A genomic region of Candidatus Dependentiae bacterium contains the following coding sequences:
- a CDS encoding ankyrin repeat domain-containing protein: MNKLFLALLLLPLQGTAMTNQQDLDSQLLKAVQLGTREQIEQLLQAGANPNAVTYRGYTPLHWAANRGLTDMAQLLLDKGANVNATDHRFGYTPLHIAASSGYTELAQLLL, translated from the coding sequence ATGAACAAGCTCTTTCTTGCCCTCCTATTGTTACCTCTCCAAGGTACAGCCATGACCAATCAGCAAGATCTGGACAGTCAATTACTCAAAGCAGTTCAACTAGGCACTAGGGAACAGATTGAGCAACTACTCCAAGCGGGCGCCAATCCTAATGCAGTTACTTACCGTGGCTATACACCACTCCATTGGGCTGCTAATCGTGGCCTTACTGACATGGCGCAACTACTGCTTGATAAAGGTGCCAACGTCAATGCGACTGATCATCGATTTGGCTATACACCACTCCATATTGCTGCTTCATCTGGC
- a CDS encoding ankyrin repeat domain-containing protein, which produces MKKLLLIIPFFSCLYGMNNLDSQLIDAAHNGNAQQVQKLLTLGANPHVTTFVGWTPLELAKSARAAGRAVNDKAIQILEEYIKLEHAADANPTKELLDKALEQGYAPIAKKLLSKLQLTVADLTSYNKLLQQLYRQTNYLNIQLFQAAQNGNTQQVQELLAAGANPNAADENHYTPLHNAAYSANSEAIKALLAAGANPNVKDDKGYTPLQSAEQFNSGHQLAQVLNQEEIIKLLRNYNELDLTADAQPTKELLDKAIGLGYLFIVKKLLPKLQLTAQEIAHYNQRLQSLYQQTNKLVYKYMGQEFKQYALRFALARRSAQEMYKSASAAQLSKKRPADDDVVITDIQLPKELASYIATYAQGQ; this is translated from the coding sequence ATGAAAAAATTACTCCTTATTATACCCTTTTTCTCCTGTCTGTATGGGATGAATAATCTTGATAGTCAGCTAATCGATGCTGCTCACAACGGCAATGCACAACAAGTACAAAAATTACTCACCCTTGGCGCTAATCCTCATGTCACAACCTTTGTTGGCTGGACGCCTTTAGAACTTGCTAAAAGTGCTAGGGCGGCTGGCAGAGCTGTCAATGATAAAGCAATACAAATACTGGAAGAATATATAAAGTTAGAGCACGCTGCTGATGCCAATCCTACCAAAGAGCTACTAGATAAAGCACTAGAGCAAGGGTATGCACCTATCGCTAAGAAACTGTTATCTAAGCTACAACTGACTGTAGCAGATCTTACAAGCTACAACAAGCTGTTACAACAACTCTATAGACAAACCAACTATCTTAATATCCAGCTATTTCAAGCTGCTCAAAATGGCAATACGCAACAAGTACAGGAATTACTCGCCGCTGGCGCTAATCCTAATGCTGCTGATGAGAATCACTATACGCCATTACACAATGCTGCCTACAGTGCAAATAGTGAGGCTATAAAAGCATTACTTGCCGCTGGAGCTAATCCTAATGTAAAAGACGACAAGGGTTATACGCCATTACAGTCAGCCGAACAATTCAATAGCGGCCACCAGCTAGCTCAAGTGCTCAATCAAGAGGAAATAATAAAGCTTTTGCGAAACTACAATGAGCTAGACCTTACTGCTGATGCGCAACCGACTAAAGAGCTTTTGGATAAGGCTATTGGACTCGGTTATTTATTTATTGTTAAAAAACTATTACCAAAGCTGCAATTAACAGCACAAGAAATTGCTCACTATAACCAGCGACTACAAAGCTTATACCAACAAACCAACAAGCTAGTTTATAAGTACATGGGTCAAGAGTTCAAGCAATACGCTTTACGCTTTGCATTAGCACGACGATCTGCCCAAGAAATGTACAAGTCCGCTTCTGCTGCGCAGCTAAGTAAGAAAAGACCAGCTGATGATGATGTAGTTATAACAGATATTCAATTACCTAAAGAATTAGCTTCTTATATTGCTACTTATGCCCAAGGACAATAA